The DNA sequence TATCTTCCCCTTAACCTTTCGTTGAAGCGTTTTAAGTAGTCCTCCACGAGTTCACCTTTATTTATTAATTGGCAAATTTATATTTAAAATGTTCACCTTTTAATGTTTTTTGACAAAACATATTAACAAGGAGTAGGAGAAAAGAAAGCATGAAAGAATTCTTCGAGCAGAATTAGCTTAAGCGATTATTTTCTCCAAAAGAAAGAAGATAGAATGAAGCAAATTGATAGGAACAATAGGCTGGCTGAAGGAACATCTAAACCTTTCTGCGAGGAATGGATTGCCATAGCTAAAAGCAAACCTAAGCCTGAATACTTCAGCAACATTTTGACAGGAAATCTTCTCATACTAATCCTATGTATCTGCTAACTCCAATCCATGCGATTAGAGCCAGAATTGAAAGTATGGTTCTTATCTCAAGCAAAGTCATTACCTTGTTCACTTCTAAGGATCGAGTTACGTATTCTCCACAAGGCTTAACCCAAGTCCCGCATGAGACTTCATAATGGAAGCTAAATTCTTCGTAAAGGAAAGAAGCAAATTGAAAGAAGAGAAATCCAAACACGATTGAGAATGCAAGAAGCTTAAGCTTCGAATGTTTTTCTCTCTCTTCATTTTGAGGGAAAGCTTGTCTTGACATACCGAGCCTTCACGAAAAACTATGCAATTTCTTCCTCTGCAACTACTTTCTTTCCTCTCGATAATATTTTGATTTTGAAGCTTAAATTTCTCGGCATTAATGGAACATTTATCCGTCAGTAGAGCGTAAGTTTAGTTCTTAATAATTTCGACGTATGGAGGATATTAGCGAAAGGATCAAGGTTTACGTTAAGGCTTTAGCTACTGCTTACAATGAGCTTAGGGAGGAGCTTAAAGATCTATCGAATGAAAACCTCTATGATGCCTCAATAATCATAATGCAGAATGCTTTGAAGGACTACAAGCCGAGAAAGATTGAGACTTATGATTTAGCAACTAAGGGTCAGAGGAGGGCTTTACATAAATTCGGCGTTAAGGTTCCAGAAGATATTTCAATTTTTGTTGGTACATCACAACCTTCCAAGGAATAAAACTTCAAATCATTAACTTTGTGGCTTAATTCTTTATTGTCTAGGTCTCTTCTTTGATTTTATGTTTTTCTTTTTTGATTTTGCCTTATAGGTTTATTAGCATGTTGTATATGTATGCTTTGGCTTCTAGTTCTTTCTCTATGCTTTCCGTGTTTTTCGCCATGCAGTATTCTCCATATTGGCGTTTTGAATGTTGAGAAGGCTGAGCTTCGTGGCTTAATTATGTACCCCTCAATAATCCTACATTAAACACCTCACGTTAATTCATGTAGAGTTAATGTAGGGCTAGGAATTAAGCCACAAAGCAAAAAATTCACATTATGTTTTTGCGATAAAGTTTAAGCTCCCCCAGAACATAATCGTACAATATCCTCGGCAGTTAAGGAAATAGGCTGTTTTTGGCTTATTTCTGTCCGATACCGCGCGAGCTGGGCTTAAGGCTGGAGTTCAAAACGAAGGTTAAGCTGGCGGATGGGAGAGTAATCGATGCTTGGTACGCAACAGCGTACGTAGAGGTCATGAGCAGGGAGACCTAATTCCAGTCAGGGTATTTGAGGTTGAAGGGCCTTTGCTCGGGGTTTTAGCGCTCTAAGCCTTGGGGCTTGCAGTAGACCCCTCAACCGGAGAGGTTAAGCCCACGAGGGGCTTCATAGCTAAGGCCTGATCTGCGTGCAAAAAGTGCTAGGGGCATAAGGGAAGGGTAAAAATATCCTCTAAACATCACATACGTCGGAGATGCCGTGAAGCCCGAGCAAGCTACTGCGGATGTTAAGCTAAGGTACGGGGATAAGTCCATTGAGCTTAAGGTCCTTGTGGATACAGGCGCCAGCAAAAGCGTTATCTCTAAAACGCTTGCGGATGAGCTCGGCGCATTCATACCCATAAAAGAGCCTTACGAGCTCAGAACAGCTGACGAAAGGGGAAGATTAAAAATCATAGGAAGGTGTATGGTGGACGTGGTATTTCAAGGAGTTAAAGTGCCTGGCGGCGCCGTATTTGAAGTCGCTGAAAACCTTAGAAAAGACGTGGAGCTCATCATAGGCAGACCGGAAATAGATTCATGGGACATAATGTTTACACCGGAAGGACCAAAGCCTAGAAAAACACCCATAGAGTTCGAAATAATATAGCACAGGCTGTTTAAAGGTTCGGCATCTTTAAATATAAACTTTCATCCGTCGAACCTTCGACTTCTCCGTTCCTGTCCATCCGCCTATCCTCATCAGGATATTCGCTAAACTCTCCGTAACACTTAAGGCACTTCTCCACTTCGCTTAGCAATTCACGCAGCTTCGTCAATTTATAGGTCATAACGTACACCTCAGCACTTTGAGGTTTGCCCTATCATAGGCCTCCTTAAGCCTTTCGAGGCTAAAATCCGTATAATACTCAGCCAAAAACCCTCCTAGGATGCGACCACAAAAGACATCAACATAACGGTCCGGTACGCCAGCCTTACCCTTAACCGTTAACATGACGGCGGGCTACATACCGGCCTTAACCGTTGGCGGCATACCCTTAACCATCGCCTTGAGGTTCCTTCAAAGTTTAGGTTAGTCAGGTGGTTACGATGACATTGAGGAAGGACATCCTCAATAAGCCCAATTTCAAAGCATAAGGATTTACGCACGCTTTTTTAAACGAGTCTTAAACGAGGGTTCAGCAAAGAAGCTACATGAGAAAGTCTATATACTGGGAAATACGCCTTAACGCTTAAGGTGTAGAAGTACGATGTAAAACGTTAGCTTCGGAGGTATGGATTAACACGCTTGGATGGATAATACCTCCTCCTAGNNNNNNNNNNNNNNNNNNNNNNNNNNNNNNNNNNNNNNNNNNNNNNNNNNNNNNNNNNNNNNNNNNNNNNNNNNNNNNNNNNNNNNNNNNNNNNNNNNAAGAAGCTACATGAGAAAGTCTATATACTGGGAAATACGCCTTAACGCTTAAGGTGTAGAAGTACGATGTAAAACGTTAGCTTCGGAGGTATGGATTAACACGCTTGGATGGATAATACCTCCTCCTAGGAAGCCGGTAAAGTCTAAACAAGAATTAGAGGAGGAAAGGAAGGAGAAGGTCCACTGGTTAATCAGTCAAGGTATACTAAGGTCGAGGCTAATCGTGGAGGCCATGTTAAGGGTTCCTAGGGAAGATTTCATCCCGAGCCACTATAGGGACTACGCGTACATGGAGGTTCCGCTACCAATTCCAGGCCGTAACGCTACCATCTCATGCCCTCATAGCTACCCCCTATTCTACGAGGCCTTAAACCTCGATAGAGGCGATAAGTTCTTAGAGGTTGGCGCCGGATCAGGCTATGGAGCGGCCTTGGCGCGTGAAATCGTTGGAAGCGAAGGATATGTAGTAACCGTGGAGATAGACCCTGAAACCTACCGTTTCGCTAAGGAGAACCTATATAAGCTAGGCTATACGGACATAGAGATAGTATTAGGCGATGGCTCCTACGGCTACCCTGCTAAAGCCCCCTACGATAAAATCTGTATAACGGCTTCCTGTAGAAGGATCCCCGAACCCTTAATTAGGCAGTTAAAGCCTAATGGTAGGCTTATCACTCCGATGGGTCCTCCGAATAGCGAACAGGACCTAGTCCTCCTCGTTAAAGGATCTGATGGAGAATTGAAGATAAGCTACATAGATAAGGTACTCTACGTGCCTCTACGCGGACCCTACGGCTATTAGCAAGCTTCAACTTAGAGGATCATGGTGAACGGCTTTAAGCCCTCGTTAAACGTAGACCGGCAGGTTCTTAAGAAGGTGAATAACCTTTAAGGGCTTATCGAGGTGTACGGGTTGTTAATTATACCGGCCGTGGATATTGTTAAGGGTAGATGCGTAAGGTTAACACGGGGAGACATTAACTCTTTAAAGGTCTACTTTGACGATGCGGTTGAAGCAGCTAAACGCTGGGAGATAGAGGGCGCTAAGGCTCTACACGTAGTCGATATTGAAGCTGCTTTAGGCATAGGTGATAATAGCGCCACCATAAAACGTATACTAAGCGAGGTATCCATGAAAGTTCAAGTAGCTGGAGGTATAAGGTCGCTGGATAAGGCTTTAAAGCTTAAGGATTGGGGAGCTGCGAAGATTGTTATAGGCACCATTTTCATAGAGAATCAGGCTTCACTTAAGAGCTTCGTTGAAGCTTTAGGATCCGAAAGCGTTATCGTAGCCTTAGACCACCGTTCAGGGCTAGCGTCTATTAACGGGTGGCGTAAAACCACGACTTTAAGCGTCTACGAATTAGCGCGTAAAGCCCAAAGACTAGGGGCAGGCTCAATACTCTTCTCCTCGGTGGAGCGTGATGGAACTATGAGCGGGCCCGACGTCGAAAGTATAGCTAGAATGGTTTCAACGGTTACAATCCCGATCATAGCTTCGGGCGGTGCTTCAAGCGTTAACGACGTAGTTAAGGTCGCTTTAACCGGGGCTAGCGCGTTAATAATCGGCAAGGCGCTTTACGAGGGTCAAATCACCCTTAAAAAAGCCCTAGAGGCAGCTAGGGGAAACAAGAACGCTTAGAAGGGTAAACCAGTCGAAGAACCCTAAACGTTCCACTAAAAGGTTAGAAAGAATAAGATACGGGTTTAAGCTCCTTTTCCCTCAATACCTTCGAGGTATGAAACGCGGCGTTTCAAGGTATTCCTTATAAAAAGGCTCTTAGGGTACTATTATCAGGGTTAAACTTGTTGAAAGCTGTAAGTATTGTTCTGATCTTCATCACGCTGTTAACGATGGGATCCATTAGCACGGTAGCCCAAAAGGATAGCCCGGTCGGTGAAGCGGAAAGGGCTGAAGCACTCGTTCATGTAGCGGAGAAGGCTTATACCCGTATCGAATCCTTGGTTAAGGAGTTAACCGCTAATGAAACCCTCATGGGCAACGTTAAAGCCATGGGTTTAAGTGGAGCGTTTAACGCCAACCTTTCACTTTGTAGCCAAGCTAAAGACCTTATCGAACTGGCTAAAGCCAAGCTTCAAGCTGGAAACCATACGGACGCCGTTAACCTCGCGCTACAAGCTATGGGCATACTCCATAAAGCCTTTAAGGCCTTCAACCTCATATTCGAGCAGGCCGGCGTTAAAAGGGTTGAACCTACAAAGGCTCAAGGCCTACTCGTAGCCGCAAACCGAACCTTGGAAAGAATCGAAAGTATGAAGGGAACCATGGATGCGGACAGCGTCAAGGACCTACTGGCTCAAGCCAAAGCCCTACTGGAGAATGTCGAAGAATTGGTGCGAGAGGATAAGGTGGATGAAGCCGCTCGAAGCTTAGCTAACGCTAATAGGCTAACGGCCCAAGCCTTCTCCACGTTAAGGTCTAAGGCCGAGGAGAGGATGCCATGGAGGGCTGAAAGGTTTATTGAAGGGTTCGGTCAAATACACGGTGAAATCGCGAATAAGATTAGTAAAGCGGGTTTAAACGCTTCAGAGTTCTTAAGCGGGTTAGGCCTTAAAGACTTCGATCGGCTTAAACAAGACCTAATCGGAAGGGTTAAAGGTGCAAAGCCCGAAGACCTTAAGAGAATGATGAATGAGCTAAAAGATATCGGAGGCTTCCTCCACGCTATAAGGAGTCAGATAACGAGCCTACCGTTAGTAAAGGTACGGGTTAAGGACATACTTAATAACCCTACGGCTTGGATCCATAAAACCGTAGTCATCGTAGGAAAATACTGTCAAACCCCTCCCGAAGGGCTTCCAGGGCCAACCGGAAGCCCGCCTAAGGATTGGCCGAGTTGGATAATCATGGATGAAACCGGTTGGATCCATGTAGTCATGAAGGGGAGAATGCTAACCCCGTTCCTCAAGCCAGCCTACGAGGAGAAGGTAACGGTGGTAGGCGTAGTTGAAGGAGGGGTGGAAGCACCCTACATAGTCGCGAAAGCAGTTCTAAGCCCACCGATAAAGCCGATGGTTTCACAACCGGTTAAAGGCATACTTAACGTCTCCGTTGAAAAAAGTGAAGCAGCGGATGGCTACGTGCTTAAGGTAACGGTGATAAACAAGGGTAACGATACCGTTATATTCCCGAATGGTGTACTCGGAATCACCGTGTGGAGGATGGTTAACGGGGTATGGCGGCCATTCTACACGCCGATATCAATACAGGTCTTAACGGAGCTTAAACCAGGCGAAAGTAAAACGGTAACCC is a window from the Candidatus Nezhaarchaeales archaeon genome containing:
- a CDS encoding retropepsin-like aspartic protease; translated protein: MKPEQATADVKLRYGDKSIELKVLVDTGASKSVISKTLADELGAFIPIKEPYELRTADERGRLKIIGRCMVDVVFQGVKVPGGAVFEVAENLRKDVELIIGRPEIDSWDIMFTPEGPKPRKTPIEFEII
- the pcm gene encoding protein-L-isoaspartate O-methyltransferase codes for the protein MPPPRKPVKSKQELEEERKEKVHWLISQGILRSRLIVEAMLRVPREDFIPSHYRDYAYMEVPLPIPGRNATISCPHSYPLFYEALNLDRGDKFLEVGAGSGYGAALAREIVGSEGYVVTVEIDPETYRFAKENLYKLGYTDIEIVLGDGSYGYPAKAPYDKICITASCRRIPEPLIRQLKPNGRLITPMGPPNSEQDLVLLVKGSDGELKISYIDKVLYVPLRGPYGY
- the hisA gene encoding 1-(5-phosphoribosyl)-5-[(5-phosphoribosylamino)methylideneamino]imidazole-4-carboxamide isomerase is translated as MLIIPAVDIVKGRCVRLTRGDINSLKVYFDDAVEAAKRWEIEGAKALHVVDIEAALGIGDNSATIKRILSEVSMKVQVAGGIRSLDKALKLKDWGAAKIVIGTIFIENQASLKSFVEALGSESVIVALDHRSGLASINGWRKTTTLSVYELARKAQRLGAGSILFSSVERDGTMSGPDVESIARMVSTVTIPIIASGGASSVNDVVKVALTGASALIIGKALYEGQITLKKALEAARGNKNA